A region of the Candidatus Neomarinimicrobiota bacterium genome:
CCGGGCTGAGGCATGATCCTTTCGGCTACCATTCTCGCAGCCGGTGGTTCGATCCGCATGGAAAGCGATAACAAGCTTCTGCTGCACCTTGGCGACAAGACCATCATTGAGCACGTTTGCGATGCCGTGGCGCATGGCGGCTTCGAACCCATCATCGTGGTGACGGGCTACGACGATGAACATGTCCGTGAGACCCTCAAAGGGAGAAATGTGGAGTTTGTCCACAATGAGGCTTGGAAGGCGGGAATGGCCGGTTCCATCAGCACCGGCGTGGCGGCCCTCCCGAAGAGTGTTGACGGCAACCTTATTGTCCTCGGTGACATGCCGTTCCTCACCCCTT
Encoded here:
- a CDS encoding nucleotidyltransferase family protein, with product MILSATILAAGGSIRMESDNKLLLHLGDKTIIEHVCDAVAHGGFEPIIVVTGYDDEHVRETLKGRNVEFVHNEAWKAGMAGSISTGVAALPKSVDGNLIVLGDMPFLTPSTLDILRKEFISNFGERIIYPSHDGQQANPVLFPKRYFGEIIAAEGEKGCKSVLKKHVEDAVPVTIESNDVILDCDTKEDYFQLTKLMET